Below is a window of Coriobacterium glomerans PW2 DNA.
ACTCCGCCCGACCTCGCTTCGGATCTCATGTACTACGGGATTCTCCTCACCGGGGGCGGGGCTCTGCTTCGCGGACTGGATATTCGCTTGCGCGATGAGACTGGCGTGTCGGTCAACGTGAGCCCGACGGCTCTCGATAACGTGGTGAACGGGTGCGCGCGGGTGCTCGAGGCGAACGCCTTCGATGGTGGCTTCGTGCAGAGCAACGCTTAGAGGGGAATCGATCCACCTTGGCGCGCCCGCAGCGTTATTCGACAAAGCCGAGCAGCAGCAGGCAGGCGACGGCTACGCGTCCCCTCGTCATCTGCTGCATCATATCCGTGTTACTGCTCACCTTCTACATCCGCGAGGGCGAGGTCGGACCCGTTCATGCGATACGATCGGTTGTCACCGTCGTCGCCACGCCGATGCGAATGGTGGGCTCAGCCGTGACCGGACCGTTTCGCGCGGTGGGCAATGTTTTTTCGAACCTTGCGGCCCCCCAGGAGACGTTGGCCGATCTCAAACAGGAGAATGAGGACCTGAGAGCCAAGGTGTCCGAGCTCTCTGAGTCGAAATCGGCCTCATCACGGCTTGAGGCGCTGCTCAATCTCAAGTCCGCCTACAATCTCCAATCCACGGGCGCCCATGTGATCGGCGGCTCAAGCGACGCTTGGTCTCAGGTCGTGACGATCGACAAGGGCACATCCGACGGTCTCGCCATCAACATGCCGGTTGTGAATGCCGCCGGCGTCATCGGGCAGATCGTCGAGACGTCGTTGAATTCATCGACGGTGAGGCTGCTCGCAGACGAGAAATCGGGCACATCGGCGATGGTGCAGGCAACGCGTGCACAGGGCATGCTGCATGGGCAGGCCGACGGAACGCTTCGGCTTGAATACATCTCCGTCGACTCGGAGGTGAAGGCCGGCGATATCGTCGTCACCTCGGGTATCGGCGGCGTCTTTCCCAAGGGGCTGCCGCTCGGGACGGTGACCTCGGCTGAGAAAGCCCCGAACGCCGTCTTCTACGACATAGTCGTTCGACCGGCCTCGAGCACTCAGAGCAACGAGGAGATCCTCGTCATAACCTCGCTTGCTGAGGGGCAGGCGGCATCTGACGACGACGTCGCCCTCGCTGACACCTCCCCACAGGGCGAGGGGCGCGGCCAGGACAGCTCGGGCGGCTCCTCAAAGGGCGCGGACCCCAAGAGCGGCGATGGGGGTTCTGGCGGCAAGAACAAGAAAGAATAGGGGGCGGATCATGGCGTATGCAGTCACAGGTGCCGAGAGGCGGTTGGAAGGCGCTCTCATCGCGGCCGCGGTCGTGCTCCAGCTCGCACTTGCTCCGCAGATCTCGATCGCAGGGGGCCGGATAA
It encodes the following:
- the mreC gene encoding rod shape-determining protein MreC; translated protein: MARPQRYSTKPSSSRQATATRPLVICCIISVLLLTFYIREGEVGPVHAIRSVVTVVATPMRMVGSAVTGPFRAVGNVFSNLAAPQETLADLKQENEDLRAKVSELSESKSASSRLEALLNLKSAYNLQSTGAHVIGGSSDAWSQVVTIDKGTSDGLAINMPVVNAAGVIGQIVETSLNSSTVRLLADEKSGTSAMVQATRAQGMLHGQADGTLRLEYISVDSEVKAGDIVVTSGIGGVFPKGLPLGTVTSAEKAPNAVFYDIVVRPASSTQSNEEILVITSLAEGQAASDDDVALADTSPQGEGRGQDSSGGSSKGADPKSGDGGSGGKNKKE